A region of Fibrobacter succinogenes subsp. succinogenes S85 DNA encodes the following proteins:
- a CDS encoding nitroreductase family protein, whose protein sequence is MTIEEAVLARHSVRRYASTPLTKEQVEELQSRIRRLNENFALHMQLVLNDDVAFSGRLAHYGSFRNVKNYIAIAGQKSVAGCEASLDERVGYATADIVLLAQMIGLNTCVVGLTFKKTPTIEIDDGEKLELVIAIGNGETQGVQHPMKPVTRIAPDYDQSPDWFKKGIDYVMLAPSALNQFKAKFSVDESGRVFAEKRLGFFSKVDLGIFKYFFEIGSGKEIFRRSMQTLRSSDTI, encoded by the coding sequence ATGACTATTGAAGAGGCTGTTTTAGCACGACATTCTGTGCGTAGGTATGCTTCGACGCCTTTGACTAAGGAGCAAGTCGAAGAATTGCAGTCGCGGATTCGTCGGTTGAATGAAAATTTTGCGCTCCACATGCAGCTTGTTTTAAATGACGATGTGGCATTTAGCGGTCGCTTGGCGCATTACGGCTCGTTTCGGAATGTGAAAAATTACATTGCGATTGCGGGTCAAAAGTCAGTGGCGGGGTGCGAAGCTTCACTTGATGAACGCGTGGGGTATGCGACGGCGGATATCGTGCTTTTGGCGCAGATGATTGGGCTCAATACTTGCGTGGTTGGGCTTACGTTCAAGAAGACTCCGACGATTGAAATTGACGATGGCGAAAAGCTAGAGCTCGTGATTGCGATTGGCAATGGTGAGACGCAGGGCGTGCAGCACCCGATGAAACCTGTGACGCGAATCGCGCCGGATTACGATCAATCTCCGGATTGGTTCAAGAAGGGAATCGACTATGTGATGCTTGCGCCGTCGGCTTTGAACCAGTTCAAGGCTAAATTTAGCGTTGACGAGAGCGGCCGCGTTTTTGCGGAGAAGCGTTTGGGCTTTTTTAGCAAGGTCGATCTTGGAATTTTCAAGTATTTCTTTGAAATAGGCTCTGGCAAGGAAATTTTCCGCCGTTCTATGCAAACTTTGCGCAGTTCAGACACGATTTAG
- a CDS encoding (deoxy)nucleoside triphosphate pyrophosphohydrolase → MKSIEVVAGVITDGGRIFATQRGYGDQKDGWEFPGGKMEPGETPEQALVRELQEELAIEVNVGEKICTVEYDYPKFHLTMHCFYCSLAAGCKPKLLEHEDAKWLDRENLNTVNWLPADVEVVKHLL, encoded by the coding sequence ATGAAATCTATAGAAGTTGTCGCGGGTGTTATCACGGATGGCGGGCGCATTTTTGCCACGCAGCGTGGGTATGGCGACCAAAAAGATGGCTGGGAATTTCCGGGCGGCAAGATGGAACCGGGTGAAACTCCGGAACAGGCGCTCGTTCGCGAACTTCAGGAAGAGCTCGCCATTGAAGTGAATGTTGGCGAAAAAATTTGCACGGTGGAATACGATTACCCGAAATTTCACCTGACGATGCATTGCTTTTATTGCTCGCTCGCTGCAGGCTGCAAGCCGAAACTCCTGGAACATGAAGACGCCAAATGGCTTGACCGTGAAAATCTAAACACAGTCAACTGGCTCCCCGCTGACGTGGAAGTCGTAAAGCATCTTTTGTAG
- the pepT gene encoding peptidase T: MKVQDRFLKYVSFTTTSDENSESCPSTKQQLELAKFLTEELEQIGLSQVKMDENGYVYGLLPATEGRESDTPIGFISHMDTSPDFSGVNPKPQIIEDYDGEDVLLKGSGAVLKVEDFPTLKWLKGRTLITTDGTTLLGADDKAGIAEIVTAMEELIEIDRHAESRGYENLSGHGDIWVCFTPDEEIGRGADRLDLSYFTAKYAYTVDGGYEGDIAYENFNAASATFKIHGKGVHPGEAKGIMKNASLMAAEIAMALPENETPATTEGREGFYHLTDMQGDVTEATLNYIVRDHDQTRFEERQEFLREIAKKFNEKFGEGSIELELKHSYSNMLQIIEKTPEVLERARTAIAAENITPVSDPVRGGTDGAKLSFMGLPCPNLGTGGYGYHGPFEHVTVEGMETVVRIIKRIATSRG; encoded by the coding sequence ATGAAAGTTCAAGACCGCTTTTTAAAATACGTGAGCTTCACCACCACCTCCGACGAGAACAGCGAAAGTTGCCCGAGCACCAAGCAGCAACTCGAACTCGCCAAGTTCTTGACCGAGGAACTTGAACAGATTGGACTTTCACAAGTGAAGATGGACGAGAACGGCTACGTCTACGGGCTTCTACCCGCCACCGAAGGCCGCGAAAGCGACACGCCCATCGGATTCATCAGTCACATGGACACGTCACCGGATTTTTCGGGCGTAAACCCGAAACCGCAAATCATCGAAGATTACGATGGCGAAGATGTTCTGCTCAAAGGCTCGGGCGCCGTGCTCAAGGTCGAAGACTTCCCCACGCTCAAATGGCTCAAGGGCCGCACACTCATCACGACTGACGGCACAACGCTCCTCGGCGCCGACGACAAAGCAGGCATTGCCGAAATCGTGACCGCCATGGAAGAGCTCATCGAAATCGACCGCCACGCCGAAAGCCGCGGCTACGAGAATCTCTCAGGCCATGGAGACATCTGGGTCTGCTTCACGCCAGACGAAGAAATCGGACGCGGGGCCGACCGTCTGGACTTGAGCTATTTCACGGCTAAATACGCCTACACCGTCGACGGCGGTTACGAAGGCGATATCGCTTACGAGAACTTCAACGCCGCAAGTGCCACCTTCAAGATTCACGGCAAGGGCGTGCATCCCGGCGAAGCCAAGGGCATCATGAAAAACGCAAGCCTCATGGCCGCCGAAATTGCGATGGCGCTCCCCGAAAACGAAACACCCGCCACCACCGAAGGCCGCGAAGGGTTCTACCACCTGACCGACATGCAAGGCGACGTGACCGAAGCTACTCTCAACTACATCGTCCGCGACCACGACCAGACACGATTTGAAGAACGCCAGGAATTCCTGCGCGAAATCGCCAAAAAGTTTAACGAGAAATTCGGCGAAGGCTCTATCGAGCTCGAGCTCAAGCATTCCTACAGCAACATGCTGCAGATCATCGAAAAAACGCCCGAAGTCCTTGAACGCGCCCGCACAGCCATTGCCGCCGAAAACATCACGCCGGTAAGCGACCCCGTCCGCGGCGGCACCGACGGCGCCAAGCTCAGCTTTATGGGACTCCCCTGCCCGAATCTCGGCACCGGTGGCTACGGCTACCACGGTCCTTTCGAACACGTGACCGTCGAAGGCATGGAAACAGTCGTCCGCATCATCAAGAGAATCGCCACCAGCAGGGGTTAA
- a CDS encoding SLC13 family permease, with protein sequence MLQGLLSFELLGLSGNAWFTIAVILALFASMMFSKLRTDLIFVAAMSALFISGVLDVKGAFGGFCAPSVLVIGVLFAVIAGLNQTGVLNWIVKHLMGAPKTLTGAITRLMLPVALLSSLLTNTTIVALFINIVKIWSKKLGISPSKLLIPLSYASGMGGICTLIGTPPNLIISGLYTDATGIHLGIFTTTICGLFCLAVGILSVIALQKLLPERKSPLSGLSDDEMTLELCVPSKHNFIGMTLREIYDSNPRGFEKDKNGILAIRRFDNEVEVATPDSIIMGADHIIVSGKAEQLQWICNNLNLKNEHLEGVIENAAVGKKFGKKTVISAAIMIAMVLLSAFNIMPLLSSCLLAAAAMILFRCCSSTQAMNAINWEIIIVFAGSICLGKALEITGVASKIANSILSVSGSNPYITLAIMCVVATFITEFISNTAAAALFCPIALSAASALGVNQLTFCIALMIAASSSFATPIGSPTHMLVYGPGGYHFTDFVKIGLPMNFIILAANIFITTLIFPF encoded by the coding sequence ATGTTACAAGGTTTACTTTCTTTTGAACTATTGGGACTCTCGGGGAATGCGTGGTTTACAATTGCTGTAATCCTTGCCCTATTTGCATCCATGATGTTTTCAAAATTGCGCACCGACCTCATCTTTGTCGCCGCCATGTCCGCTTTATTCATAAGCGGAGTCCTTGATGTCAAGGGCGCATTTGGCGGTTTCTGCGCACCGTCCGTCCTCGTCATTGGCGTCCTTTTCGCAGTCATTGCAGGTCTCAATCAGACAGGCGTTTTAAACTGGATTGTCAAGCACCTCATGGGTGCGCCCAAAACTCTTACAGGCGCCATTACACGACTCATGCTCCCCGTAGCCCTCTTGAGTTCACTCCTCACCAACACAACCATCGTCGCCTTGTTCATCAACATCGTGAAGATTTGGTCCAAAAAGCTCGGCATTTCGCCGTCCAAGCTTTTGATCCCGCTCAGTTACGCATCTGGAATGGGTGGCATCTGCACCTTGATCGGAACTCCGCCAAACCTCATTATTTCAGGGCTCTACACCGATGCGACCGGCATCCATCTCGGGATTTTCACGACAACGATTTGCGGGCTATTCTGCCTTGCTGTTGGCATTTTGTCTGTCATCGCACTGCAGAAGCTCCTCCCCGAACGCAAGTCCCCGTTAAGCGGGCTCAGCGATGACGAAATGACACTCGAACTCTGCGTGCCCTCAAAGCATAACTTTATCGGCATGACTTTGCGAGAAATCTACGACAGCAATCCGCGCGGTTTCGAGAAAGACAAGAACGGCATTCTCGCCATCCGCCGTTTCGATAACGAAGTCGAAGTTGCTACCCCCGATTCCATCATCATGGGCGCAGACCACATCATCGTATCGGGCAAGGCGGAGCAACTCCAATGGATTTGCAACAACCTCAACTTGAAAAACGAGCATCTGGAAGGCGTCATTGAAAACGCAGCCGTCGGAAAAAAATTTGGAAAGAAAACCGTTATTTCCGCAGCAATCATGATTGCCATGGTGCTCCTTTCGGCATTTAACATAATGCCGTTACTTTCGTCTTGCTTACTCGCTGCCGCAGCCATGATCCTTTTCCGTTGCTGTTCAAGCACGCAAGCAATGAACGCCATCAACTGGGAAATCATCATCGTTTTTGCAGGAAGCATTTGCCTTGGCAAAGCGCTTGAAATCACCGGTGTCGCCTCAAAAATCGCAAACAGCATTTTGAGCGTGAGCGGAAGCAACCCCTACATTACACTTGCCATCATGTGCGTTGTCGCAACCTTCATCACCGAATTCATCAGCAACACGGCAGCCGCAGCATTGTTCTGCCCCATTGCATTGAGCGCCGCGAGCGCCCTTGGCGTGAATCAGCTCACATTCTGTATCGCACTCATGATTGCTGCAAGCAGTAGCTTTGCCACCCCGATTGGCTCCCCCACCCACATGCTCGTTTACGGCCCGGGCGGTTACCATTTTACAGATTTTGTCAAAATAGGCCTTCCAATGAATTTTATCATCCTAGCCGCAAATATATTTATAACAACTTTGATTTTTCCCTTTTAA
- a CDS encoding TolB family protein — MSYTFEISPGETWNRNGDKSILQVFDIETGEAKVLKEFDCVIEAPNWSADGTFLTYNSNGRIFKYTLATDKVTEIESHYVDNCNNDHVLDPDGSGVYVSHHTKEDGLSRIYKIYFDGREPRLVTPLAPSYLHGITPDGKTLAYCAERNGSYDIYTIPAAGGNETRLTTAFGLNDGPEYDCNGEYIWFNSERSGRMQAFCMKADGSEQTQMTHDLHWNTWFPHISPDRQKVVMVAYTETDVRPGEHVPNKNVELRLMRRALPVESNCALPADSWSAPQTILKLFGGQGTINVNSWAPDSKRFAFVSYIHGDDPSN; from the coding sequence GTGAGTTACACGTTTGAAATTTCTCCAGGTGAAACATGGAATCGTAACGGCGACAAGTCTATTTTGCAAGTGTTTGATATCGAAACGGGCGAAGCAAAAGTTCTCAAGGAATTCGACTGCGTGATTGAAGCGCCGAACTGGAGCGCTGACGGAACGTTCCTCACGTACAATAGCAACGGTCGCATTTTCAAGTACACGCTTGCGACAGACAAGGTGACAGAAATCGAAAGTCATTATGTGGACAACTGCAATAACGACCACGTTCTTGACCCAGATGGCAGCGGCGTTTACGTGAGCCACCACACCAAAGAAGACGGCCTTTCCCGCATTTACAAGATTTATTTTGATGGCCGCGAACCGCGATTGGTGACGCCCCTTGCGCCAAGCTATTTGCATGGCATTACGCCTGACGGAAAAACGCTTGCGTACTGTGCGGAACGTAACGGCTCGTATGACATTTACACAATCCCGGCAGCGGGCGGTAACGAAACTCGCCTCACGACTGCTTTCGGGTTGAATGATGGCCCCGAGTATGATTGCAATGGCGAATATATTTGGTTTAATTCCGAACGTTCTGGACGCATGCAGGCATTCTGCATGAAGGCGGATGGCTCTGAACAAACGCAGATGACGCATGACTTGCATTGGAATACCTGGTTCCCGCATATTTCGCCGGACCGTCAAAAGGTCGTGATGGTCGCGTACACAGAAACGGATGTGCGTCCGGGCGAACATGTCCCCAACAAGAATGTGGAACTCCGCTTGATGCGCCGCGCACTCCCCGTAGAATCGAATTGCGCACTCCCTGCAGATTCTTGGTCTGCACCGCAAACGATTCTTAAACTCTTCGGCGGTCAAGGAACTATCAATGTCAATTCCTGGGCTCCCGACAGCAAACGCTTTGCTTTTGTAAGCTACATTCACGGTGACGACCCATCCAACTAA
- a CDS encoding fibrobacter succinogenes major paralogous domain-containing protein has product MHISFIIFNIFVLIVIVVAAYALGRRISKETKQNAPEALNNTPYEDCVKENEAKFKYGTFTDARDGETYRTIQIGNQVWMAENLRFKTEGSYAPNNEESNVAKFGRLYTWTKALDIPDEYAEQSTAKDIEMHNKIKDKNYKGIAPEGWHIPSNKEWEQLLSNLDAKSDGGELRGKFMWKNKGKDTFGFFALPAGYRFDNGNFCHFSRRARFWSKDEYGKANAFRLSITNNSVDIEGVYRSDALSIRCVKNV; this is encoded by the coding sequence ATGCATATTTCATTCATCATATTCAATATCTTTGTTCTCATTGTCATCGTCGTCGCTGCATACGCACTAGGGCGTAGAATCAGCAAGGAAACCAAGCAGAATGCGCCCGAAGCTTTGAACAACACGCCTTACGAAGACTGCGTCAAGGAAAACGAAGCCAAGTTCAAATACGGAACATTCACGGACGCCCGCGATGGCGAAACGTACCGCACCATTCAAATCGGAAACCAGGTCTGGATGGCAGAAAACCTGCGTTTCAAGACCGAAGGTAGCTACGCTCCGAACAACGAAGAATCGAACGTTGCAAAGTTCGGTCGTTTGTACACATGGACAAAGGCTCTTGACATTCCTGATGAATACGCTGAACAGTCTACGGCAAAAGACATCGAGATGCATAACAAAATCAAGGACAAGAACTACAAGGGCATTGCCCCAGAAGGTTGGCATATTCCGAGCAACAAGGAATGGGAACAGCTCCTCAGCAATCTTGACGCAAAGTCCGATGGTGGTGAGTTGCGCGGCAAATTCATGTGGAAGAACAAGGGCAAGGATACGTTCGGATTCTTTGCGCTCCCGGCGGGTTACCGCTTTGACAACGGCAACTTCTGCCATTTCAGCAGACGCGCCCGTTTCTGGAGCAAGGATGAATACGGCAAGGCTAACGCATTCCGCCTGAGCATTACCAACAATTCCGTTGATATCGAAGGCGTGTACAGATCCGACGCTCTCTCGATCCGCTGTGTGAAAAACGTGTAA
- a CDS encoding glutathione peroxidase has protein sequence MTIYDFTLTDGKGNEIPLSKFKGQVMLIVNTATGCGFTPHYKPIEKMYTDFHDKGFEVIDIPCNQFMGQTPGTDDEIHEFCTLKYGTTFPQMKKSDVNGPNELPLYTYLKSKIGFEGFGFGVKAAAMAMLLKKIDKDYKNNPDIKWNFTKFVIDRAGNVVARFEPTAKMEDVRSCVEKLL, from the coding sequence ATGACAATCTACGACTTCACACTTACCGATGGTAAAGGCAACGAAATTCCACTCTCTAAATTCAAGGGCCAAGTCATGCTCATCGTGAACACGGCGACCGGCTGCGGTTTCACCCCACATTACAAGCCGATCGAAAAGATGTACACAGACTTCCACGACAAGGGCTTCGAAGTCATCGACATTCCATGCAACCAGTTCATGGGCCAGACCCCTGGCACAGACGACGAAATTCATGAATTCTGCACGCTCAAGTACGGCACCACGTTCCCGCAGATGAAAAAGTCTGACGTGAACGGACCCAACGAGCTCCCGCTTTACACCTACCTGAAATCCAAAATAGGCTTTGAAGGTTTCGGATTCGGCGTCAAGGCGGCAGCAATGGCCATGCTTCTGAAGAAGATCGACAAGGATTACAAGAATAATCCTGATATCAAGTGGAACTTCACAAAGTTCGTCATCGACCGCGCAGGCAACGTTGTCGCCCGTTTTGAACCCACTGCCAAAATGGAGGACGTACGTTCTTGCGTTGAAAAGCTACTTTAG
- a CDS encoding RNA polymerase sigma factor, whose translation MKSLETLKKAGFAKIYEKYAPMVYRRCLQLLRDDAEASDLMQDVFLRIYSASERLDMESPSSLLWNTATRLCLNRIRDKRRRGLDVDSSSLLLSIACAEDEHDDYETKNVLAKLFLKEPESSRTMAVLHFVDGMTLEETAREVGLSVSGVRKRLRGLQAKVKTLEVQ comes from the coding sequence GTGAAAAGCCTAGAAACCTTAAAAAAAGCAGGATTTGCAAAGATTTACGAGAAGTACGCGCCTATGGTCTATAGGCGCTGCCTGCAACTCCTTCGCGATGATGCTGAAGCTAGCGACCTCATGCAAGACGTTTTTTTGCGGATTTATTCTGCATCGGAACGCCTGGATATGGAGTCGCCGAGCAGCCTTTTGTGGAATACGGCAACGAGACTTTGCCTCAACCGCATTCGCGATAAGCGCCGTCGTGGACTTGACGTAGATTCTTCTAGCCTGCTTTTGAGCATCGCCTGTGCCGAAGACGAGCATGACGATTACGAAACGAAAAATGTGCTGGCAAAGCTCTTTTTGAAGGAACCCGAATCTAGCCGCACAATGGCAGTCCTCCATTTTGTCGATGGTATGACTCTCGAAGAGACTGCCCGTGAAGTGGGGCTCTCGGTAAGCGGTGTGCGCAAGCGTTTGCGCGGGTTACAGGCCAAAGTTAAAACTCTGGAGGTTCAGTGA
- a CDS encoding ketopantoate reductase family protein, with product MKQIETVAVVGLGAVGAVVAEQLLSVLGNKLYCVMDAERKARYQASGIVINGKKADFNFVTPDEVPVVDLVIFATKNLQFNEALAEAKNAVGPNTALLSLLNGVHSETEIERVYGAEKTLYGFIVNLQSINKHGNIDCAGRGIILFGEKDNHRSERIEAIHQLFETAHIVHKIPENIRLEMWKKLLMNTVFNSIGAICRSTFAGFNFPVMQSLVRKIGNEVIQVANAEGFALTNDDLEENLRLTCNYTPLGKCSMLQDIEAGRKTENAYFCGTITKLGKAHGIPTPYCEFLGELLEGTELARSIIKEC from the coding sequence ATGAAGCAGATTGAAACAGTTGCAGTTGTAGGTCTCGGGGCTGTCGGTGCCGTTGTGGCAGAACAACTCTTGAGCGTTCTCGGGAACAAGCTTTATTGCGTGATGGACGCCGAACGCAAGGCGCGATACCAAGCAAGCGGAATCGTCATCAACGGGAAAAAGGCGGACTTCAACTTTGTCACGCCGGACGAAGTCCCGGTCGTTGACCTTGTGATTTTTGCGACCAAGAATTTGCAATTCAACGAAGCGCTAGCAGAAGCGAAAAATGCAGTCGGACCGAACACAGCGTTACTTTCGCTTTTGAACGGAGTCCATTCCGAAACAGAAATCGAGCGCGTTTACGGTGCAGAAAAGACGTTGTACGGATTCATCGTCAATTTGCAGTCCATCAACAAGCACGGGAACATTGACTGCGCTGGCCGAGGCATCATCCTCTTTGGCGAAAAAGACAACCACCGTTCCGAACGTATCGAAGCCATCCACCAGCTTTTTGAAACAGCGCACATCGTCCACAAGATTCCAGAAAACATCCGCTTGGAAATGTGGAAAAAACTCTTGATGAACACGGTATTCAACTCGATCGGAGCCATTTGCCGTTCGACATTTGCGGGTTTCAACTTTCCAGTAATGCAATCGCTTGTGCGTAAAATCGGGAACGAAGTCATTCAGGTGGCGAACGCCGAAGGCTTTGCGCTTACAAACGACGACCTAGAAGAAAACTTGCGCCTCACATGCAACTACACGCCGCTCGGCAAGTGTTCCATGCTGCAGGATATCGAGGCCGGACGCAAAACGGAAAACGCGTATTTCTGCGGAACCATCACTAAGCTCGGGAAGGCTCACGGAATTCCGACGCCCTACTGCGAATTCTTAGGCGAACTCCTCGAAGGGACCGAGCTCGCGCGAAGTATCATTAAGGAATGCTAG
- a CDS encoding very short patch repair endonuclease gives MDKVSKKSSAKKKAAKRRRARKPMTRSQMMQAVHSEDTKPEMIVRKALFEAGFRYRLHRRDLPGTPDIFVQKYGVAIFVNGCFWHQHGCKLTSRPKSNSAFWNDKFDRNIVRDIKTQHELSLLGYRVAIVWECSLRVEGVADAGNMGAALTLERLIDFIKSDDETIEL, from the coding sequence GTGGATAAAGTTTCAAAAAAATCGAGTGCCAAGAAAAAGGCGGCAAAAAGGCGCAGGGCTCGCAAACCGATGACCCGCTCGCAGATGATGCAGGCGGTCCATTCGGAGGATACAAAGCCCGAGATGATTGTGCGCAAGGCGCTCTTTGAGGCTGGGTTCCGCTATCGGCTTCACCGTCGGGATTTGCCGGGGACGCCGGATATTTTCGTACAAAAGTATGGGGTTGCGATTTTTGTGAACGGGTGTTTTTGGCACCAGCATGGTTGCAAGCTAACGAGTCGCCCGAAGTCAAATTCTGCATTTTGGAACGACAAGTTCGACCGCAACATAGTGCGCGACATTAAGACGCAACATGAACTTTCGCTCTTGGGGTATCGCGTGGCGATTGTCTGGGAGTGTTCCTTGCGTGTAGAAGGTGTTGCCGATGCGGGGAATATGGGGGCAGCCCTCACGTTGGAGCGCTTAATTGATTTTATCAAGAGTGATGACGAGACAATTGAGCTGTAA